The region CCCGGGTACGGCCGCGCATCCGCAGCGCCTACCGGCTGCCGTAGGAGAGGTTCTCGCCAACCGGGGTGGACGCAACGGCGGCACGGCCACCAGCCGGAGCCGGGCGCGGCGCCGCGGTCGCCGCCCTGCGGGCCGCCACGTCACAGCGCCGGCGGGCGGGACGCCGACGCCTCCGGGGCGAGCAGGCGCTGCATCACCACCACGTCCAGCCAGCGCCCGAACTTGCGACCGACCTCCCGCTCCACCCCGACCAGCTCGAACCCGCAGGACCGGTGGAGGGCGATGGAGGCGTCGTGGCCGCCGACGATGCGCCCCATCACCGAGTGGAACCCGTGGAGGCCGGCCAGCCGCACCAGCTCGGCCAGCAGCAGCCGGCCGACGCCGCGCCCCCGCAGGTCGCGGTCGACGTAGACGGAGTCCTCGACGGTGGTGGCGTACGCCGGCCGGTCGCGGTACGGGGAAAGCGAGCCGAAGCCGATCACCGCCTCGCCCGAGACGGCGACCACGGCGGGGTGGGCCCCGGCGTGGGCGGCCAGCCACGCCCGCTGGTCGTCGAGCGAGCGGGGGACGAGGTCGAAGGTCACCGTCGACCCGGTGACCTCGCGGTTGTAGATGGTGCGCACCGCCTCGGCGTCGTCCAGCGTGGCGAGGCGGACGCCGACGGGAACGACGAGCGGGGTTCCGGGCACGGCGAACTATCATGGCCGCTCGCAGCGCAAAGGCTGCGGCCCGGGTGCCCCGGGTGCCACCGCCCTCTTAGCTCAGTCGGCAGAGCACAGCCATGGTAAGGCTGGTGTCGTGGGTTCGATTCCCACAGAGGGCTCGCCGGCCCGCCGGGCCGGGCAGCACCTCCCCATGGCGGCGTAGCTCAGTTGGTCAGAGCACACGGCTCATAATCGTGTGGTCGTCGGTTCGAGTCCGACCGCCGCTACCGGACAGACCTACACTTGTCCCATGGCTCGCAACGAGAAGCGCATCAAGGTCACCCTCGCCTGCGAGGTGTGCAAGCGCCGCAACTACATCACCATGAAGAACAAGACGAACGACCGCGAGCGCATGGAGCTGCAGAAGTACTGCCGCTGGGACCGTCGCCACACGGCCCACAAGGAAACGCGCTAGGTACCGAGGCCCACGACCACCGTCCGTAACCTTCGTCCACCGAGGGGAGTCGAACGACTGATGGCGCCGGACATGGCGGAGCTGGTCATCGCCGCGAAAGCGGGTGACAAGCAGGCCTTCACCCAGTTGGTGGAGGCCACCAAGGCCGACATGTACACGCTCGCCTATCGGCTGACCGGCAACGCGGAGGACGCGCAGGACGTGGTGCAGGAGGCGTACATCCGGGCGTACAAGAGCCTGAAGCGGTTCCGGGGGGACGCCAAGTTCACCAGCTGGATGTACCGCATCACCGCCAACTGCGCCAAGGACCAACTGGTGAAGGGGTCGCGCAACCGCCACGACGCCATCGACGAGACCACCGAGGCGGTCGACGAGCGCCCGGGGCCGGAGGCCCGGCTGGGCACCGCCGACGAGCGCCGGGTGCTGGCCGAGGCCCTCCAGAGCCTGTCGCCCGACATGCGGGCCGTCGTCGTCCTGCGGGACGTGTACGACCTCCCGCACGACGCGATCGCCGCCGAGCTGGGGATCACCGAGGGTGCCGCCAAGGTCCGGTTGCACCGGGCGAGAAGGAAGCTGCGCGAGCGGCTGTTCCCGCTGCGGGGCGAGGACGACGGTCGGGAGGAGAGGGCCCGTGCAGTGTGACCGTGTCGCGGATCGTCTGCCGCAGATCGTGGACGGCGTCGAACGAGCGGCTCCCGAGGTCCGTGCCCACGTCGAGACGTGCCTGCGCTGCCAGGCCGAGCTGGTCCAGTACCGCAAGCTGCTGAAGGCGCTGCGCCAGCTGCGGACCGACTTCCTGGAGCCGGCCCCTGGCACCGTCACCGCCATCCTGGCGCAGCTCGAGGCGGCGGGGGAGCGGGGCGCCATGCGCTCGTTGCTCACCGGCCACCGGGCCGCCTACCTCGGCGGGATCGCCGCTGCCGCCACCGCTGCCGGGGCGGCCGGGGCCATCGTCCTGGCCAGCCGGGGCCGTCGGAAGATGCGCCTCGCCGGCTAGGTCGCCGGCACCGGTTCACCTCGCGATGGCGCGCCAGGGTGTGGCGCGTGGGCGCGAGGTGAACGGACTCGGCGCCCGCCCGGCGGCCTGGCGGGAGGCCGGTGCTATCCTCCCTCCGGAACGACGCCCCCTTAGGGCAGTAGCTCAACTGGCAGAGCACCGGTCTCCAAAACCGGCGGTTGGGGGTTCGAGTCCCTCCTGCCCTGCTCGCCTCACTCCCGGCCGAGGTAAGCGATGAACCGACAGATGAAGCGCATGATGCAGCGGCAGGGCCAGGTCGGCGAGGACGGCCAGCCCGAGTCGGCGCGACGCGCGCCCCAGCCCCGGCGGGCGCCTCCGCCGACCAAGGAGCGGACGTCGCCGGCGACGTTCCTGAAGGAGGTCCGCGGCGAGCTCCGCAAGGTGGCGTGGCCCTCGCGGGCCGAGGTCACGAACTACTCGACCATCGTGCTCTTCACCCTGATCCTGCTGGTGAGCCTGATCTTCGTGCTGGACCTGGCGTTCGCCAAGAGCATCCTGTTCCTCTTCAAGACATGACCGATACCGCCGAGAACCGCGAGCCGAACGAGGCCGTCCACGACGCCGCCACCGATCCGGTGGCGCTCACCGACGCGCCCGCCGACGAGGTCGTCACCGCCGAGGACCTGCTGGCCGAGGCCGCCGGCGAGCAGGAGGACGAGGACGTCGAGGTCCCCGTCGAGAGCCCCTACGACCGCCCCGGCCAGTGGTTCGTGGTCCACACCTACGCGGGCTACGAGAACAAGGTGAAGTCCAACCTGGAGAGCCGGATCTCCTCCATGAACATGGAGGACCGGATCTACGAGTGCGTCATCCCCGTCGAGGACGTCATGGAGTTCAAGGGCGGGAAGAAGGTGGTCGTCCAGAGGAAGGTCTTCCCGGGCTACCTCCTCGTGCGCTGCGAGCTGGACGACGACTCGTGGTACGTGGTGCGCAACACGCCGGGCGTCACGGGGTTCGTGGGCCACGGCTCCAAGCCCGTCCCTCTCGCCCGCAAGGACGTGGAGACCTTCCTCGGCGTCAAGGCCGAGGGTGCCGACGCCCAGAAGAAGACCCGCCCCCGCCTCGAGTACGAGGTGGGCGAGAGCGTTCGTGTCCGCGAGGGGCCGTTCGCCGACTTCTCGGGGCAGATCGCCGAGATCAACGAGGACCAGCTGAAGCTGAAGGTGCTGGTGAACATCTTCGGGCGCGAGACTCCGGTCGAGCTCGAGTTCGCCCAGGTCGCCAAGCTCTAGCGCGCCGGACAGAGGAAGAGGGAACCACCATGGGGAAGAAGCGCGTCGCCGCCATCGTCAAGATCCAGCTCCCGGCCGGGGCGGCCACGCCCGCGCCGCCCGTCGGCACGGCGCTCGGCCCGCACGGCGTCTCCACGCCCGAGTTCTGCAAGCAGTACAACGCGGCCACCGAGAGCCAGCGGGGGAGCGTCATCCCCGTCGAGATCACCGTCTTCGAGGACCGGTCGTTCACCTTCGTCCTCAAGACCCCGCCGACCCCGGTCCTGCTGCGCCAGGCCGCCGGCGTCGACAAGGGCTCGGTCAACCCCGGCAAGACGGGCGTCGGCGCGATCAGCGACGCCCAGCTCACCGAGATCGCCCAGACCAAGATGCCCGACCTCAACGCCAACGACCTCGACGCGGCCAAGCGCCAGGTCGCCGGCACGGCCCGGTCCATGGGGATCACCGTCAAGTAACAGGCCCCGCCGGGCCAGGGACCACCTCGCCCGCCCGGCTCCGTTCCGACCCAGAGAGGGAGGCACCCGTGCCGACACGAGGAAAGCGCTACAGCGATGCCGGCCGGCGGTTCGACCGCCAGCGGCTGCACACCCCGGCCGAGGCCATCGACATCCTGAAGAGCCTGCCGACGAGCAAGTTCGACGAGACGGTCGAGCTGGCGGTGCGGCTGGGCGTCGACCCCCGGCGGGCCGACCAGATCGTCCGGGGCACGGTGGGGCTGCCCGCCGGCACCGGCAAGGACGTGCGCGTCGCCGTGTTCGCGGCGGGCCCGGCGGCCGACGAGGCCCGCGCCGCAGGTGCCGACGTGGTCGGCGCCGACGACCTGGTCGCCCGGGTCCAGGGCGGCTTCCTGGACTTCGACGTGGCCATCGCCACCCAGGACATGATGGCGCAGGTCGCCCGGCTGGGCCGCGTCCTCGGCCCCCGCGGCCTCATGCCGAACCCCAAGACGGGCACGGTCACGCCCGACGTCGGGCGGGCCGTCACCGAGTTCAAGGGCGGCCGCGTGGAGTACCGCACCGACAAGTTCGGGAACATCCACGTCCCCATCGGGAAGGTGTCGTTCTCCAAGTCGGCCCTGCTGCAGAACGCCCGCGCCGTCGTCGAGGAGCTGCACCGGGCCAAGCCGGCGGCCGCCAAGGGCCGGTACGTGAGGTCGGTGACGGTCGCGTCCACCATGGGTCCCGGCGTCAAGATCGATCCCAACCGGGCCCGCGTGTCGGACGACGAGCTCGCCGAGGCCGCCGCCTCGTAGTACCGTCGCCGGGACAGCTTCACCCGTCGCCGCAGACCTCTGGTGCGCCCCCCGGGCGCGTAATGGGCCGCCAGGCCCGCCCGACGAGGCGAACCTCCTGGACTCAGGGCGTTCGGC is a window of Acidimicrobiales bacterium DNA encoding:
- a CDS encoding GNAT family N-acetyltransferase; the encoded protein is MPGTPLVVPVGVRLATLDDAEAVRTIYNREVTGSTVTFDLVPRSLDDQRAWLAAHAGAHPAVVAVSGEAVIGFGSLSPYRDRPAYATTVEDSVYVDRDLRGRGVGRLLLAELVRLAGLHGFHSVMGRIVGGHDASIALHRSCGFELVGVEREVGRKFGRWLDVVVMQRLLAPEASASRPPAL
- the rpmG gene encoding 50S ribosomal protein L33; amino-acid sequence: MARNEKRIKVTLACEVCKRRNYITMKNKTNDRERMELQKYCRWDRRHTAHKETR
- a CDS encoding sigma-70 family RNA polymerase sigma factor, translating into MAELVIAAKAGDKQAFTQLVEATKADMYTLAYRLTGNAEDAQDVVQEAYIRAYKSLKRFRGDAKFTSWMYRITANCAKDQLVKGSRNRHDAIDETTEAVDERPGPEARLGTADERRVLAEALQSLSPDMRAVVVLRDVYDLPHDAIAAELGITEGAAKVRLHRARRKLRERLFPLRGEDDGREERARAV
- the secE gene encoding preprotein translocase subunit SecE, whose protein sequence is MNRQMKRMMQRQGQVGEDGQPESARRAPQPRRAPPPTKERTSPATFLKEVRGELRKVAWPSRAEVTNYSTIVLFTLILLVSLIFVLDLAFAKSILFLFKT
- the nusG gene encoding transcription termination/antitermination protein NusG, which codes for MVHTYAGYENKVKSNLESRISSMNMEDRIYECVIPVEDVMEFKGGKKVVVQRKVFPGYLLVRCELDDDSWYVVRNTPGVTGFVGHGSKPVPLARKDVETFLGVKAEGADAQKKTRPRLEYEVGESVRVREGPFADFSGQIAEINEDQLKLKVLVNIFGRETPVELEFAQVAKL
- the rplK gene encoding 50S ribosomal protein L11 yields the protein MGKKRVAAIVKIQLPAGAATPAPPVGTALGPHGVSTPEFCKQYNAATESQRGSVIPVEITVFEDRSFTFVLKTPPTPVLLRQAAGVDKGSVNPGKTGVGAISDAQLTEIAQTKMPDLNANDLDAAKRQVAGTARSMGITVK
- the rplA gene encoding 50S ribosomal protein L1: MPTRGKRYSDAGRRFDRQRLHTPAEAIDILKSLPTSKFDETVELAVRLGVDPRRADQIVRGTVGLPAGTGKDVRVAVFAAGPAADEARAAGADVVGADDLVARVQGGFLDFDVAIATQDMMAQVARLGRVLGPRGLMPNPKTGTVTPDVGRAVTEFKGGRVEYRTDKFGNIHVPIGKVSFSKSALLQNARAVVEELHRAKPAAAKGRYVRSVTVASTMGPGVKIDPNRARVSDDELAEAAAS